Genomic segment of Nocardiopsis mwathae:
GCGGCCTGACGGGCGAGACGGCCCGTCTCGAAGCGGATGGTACGGGTGCCGAAGCGGCCGTTGTCGATGACGGCTTCGGCGGAATACGCGCCCTCCATGGGCGACCTCCTACTACACGGTTGTCAACAATGAGGTCCCGCGTCCGTACCCCGGAGAGTGTGGTGATCGTCGTCGAGCTGACGTCTCAACCGGTCGGCGCTGCGTGCGCGGACGGCCCCTGACGACCGGTCATCGATCGAAGTCCTCGGCACGCCTCCGCTGGGGGGCGGGCCGAAGACCACTACCGAGGACCGGCCTCGACGCGGCAGCCGAGGAGAGGACCGCGGGAACACTGCGTTCTCGATGAAGTTGTCACGTGCGGACGCCCCGGCCGGCGGGACCCGGCGGCTGCGCCGCACGCGGCCGCCACTGCGGACGATACTCCCTGGCCACAGCGGCGGGCGTCACATCACACACTACTAAGAAAGGGAGCGGCCGAGGCCACTCCCTCACGTCACCGCCTAGCGGCGCAAGCCGAGGCGCTCGATGAGCTGGCGGTAGTTGTTGATGTCCTTCTTGGCGATGTACTTGAGAAGGCGGCGACGGCGGCCGACCATCAGCAGCAGGCCGCGGCGGCTGTGGTGGTCGTGCTTGTGCGTCTTCAGGTGCTCGGTGAGCTCGGTGATGCGGTGCGTCAGCAGCGCGACCTGCACCTCCGGCGAACCGGTGTCACCCTCGCCGGTGCCGTACTCGGCGATGATGTTCTGCTTGGTGGCGGCGTCGATCGACACGTCGCTCCCTTTTCATTGTCGTCGGTACGCGGGCATGGGAATGCTCCGCACTTGAGGGCGGAGCGCAGCCGCGGTGACCGCGCGTACGAACAGTCACCGTCATGAGGATCCGGACCCCGATCCGGGGAGACCCCGGGCGGTTCCCGCCGCGGCCGCTTCTGCGCACCGATGGCGCCGGTCACGGCCTGGATCCTCGCGTCTACCCGACGGAGTCTACCGCAAACGGCGAGGTCACCCGACATCCGACGAACCGGGCTCCGCTGCCATGAGCTCGCGGGCCGTGGCGACGTCCCCGCGCATCGCCTCGATCAGCTCGTCGACCGAGTCGAAGCGCAGCTGGCCCCGGATGTGGTGGACGAATTCGATGGCCATGGCCTCGCCGTAGAGGTCGAGGTCGTCCCGGTCCAGGGCGTAGGCCTCGACCGTGCGCGGGCTGCCCTCGAAGGTGGGGTTGGTACCCACGGAGATCGCGGCCGGCCAGCACGACTCGGCGTGCTCCCCCGGAGCGGTCCGCAGCAGCCACCCGGCATAGACCCCGTCGGCCGGGATCGCGGTGTGCTCGGGGCAGTCCAGGTTGGCCGTGGGGAAGCCGAGCAGCTCGCGCCCGCGCGCCGCGCCGTGCACGATCACGCCCTCGACCCGGTGCGGCCGCCCCAGCTCGGCCCGTGCCCCGGCCACGTCGCCGGCGGCCAGGCAGCGGCGGATCAGCGTCGAGGTGATGGTGTCGGCGTCGGCCACCAGCCGCACGCCCTCGGTACTGAAGTCGTACTTCTCACCGAGCGTCTGCAGCACGGCCACGTCGCCGGCGGCCCTGTGGCCGAACCGGAAGTTCTCCCCGACGACCACGGCCGCGGTGTGCAGCCGGTCCACCAGGGCGTGCTGGACGAACTCCTCGGCCGACAGCCGGGACAGCTCCACGGTGAAGGGCAGCACGCACACCGCGTCGGCCCCGTGCTCGGCCAGCAGCTCGGCCTTGCGGTCGGCCGAGGTGAGGACGGCCGGGTGCGGCACCCCGCGGACGACCGAGTCGGGGTGCGGTTCGAAGGTGACGACCACGACCGGCAGATCCATGCGCCGGGCCTGCTCGACCGCCGTCCGCAGGATGGTCTGGTGACCGCGGTGCACGCCGTCGAAGACCCCGATGGTCACAACGGACCGGCCCCAATCCGGGGGTATCTCCTCCAGTCCGCGCCAGCGCCGCACGTCAAACAGCTCCCCTCAAGAACAGGTGCCCGCCGCGATATCGGCGGAAAGTCCCGGATCAAACGGTACCGCTCCCGCCGCCGCACCGTTCCCCACGCCGCCCCGGCCCTCGCGGCGATCTCGGAGACATCGGGATGGACAGCGCCCGCACGACCCCGGACGGCTCCGAGATCGACAGGACGTGCGCGCGGGTCAGGCTCCGGCCGGCTCGAACACGACGATGGGCTTGCTGTAGCCGCGGGTGTCCTCGGCGAGCGCGACGACGGTGCCGTCCGGCGCGAACAGGCCGATCGGCCCGGGCCCCGACTCGCCCGGGGCGATGCGGTTGCCGTGCGCGACCTTCCGGGTCTCGGCCGCACTGAGGACGCGCACCGGGAACGCCGCCGCCACCGCCTGGGCCAGCGGCAGCGCGCTGAACTCCGCGGCGAGCCCGTCCAGGGTCCGGGCCTGGGACAGGTCGTAGGGGCCGACCCGGGTACGGCGCAGCGCGGTGAGGTGCCCGCCGACTCCCAGCGAGGCGCCCAGGTCGCGGGCGAGCGCGCGGATGTAGGTGCCGCTGGAGCAGGTGACGCGGGCGTCGACGTCGATCAGCGCGCCCTCGGCATCGGGCACCCGCCGGATGTCGCCGAGTGCGAACTCCGACACGGTCACCGTGCGCGCCGCGAGCTCGACGGTCTCCCCCGCGCGGGCCGACTTGTACGCCCGCTTGCCGTTCACCTTGATCGCGCTGACCTGCGGCGGTACCTGCTCGATCGCGCCGGTCAGCGCTGCCGCGGCGGCGCGGATCGGCTCGTCGCCGACACCGGAGGCGTCCACCCGCGCCCCGGGTTCGCCCTCGGCGTCGTCGGTCGTGGTGGCCAGGCCCAACCGGATGGTGGCCTCGTAGACCTTCTCGGTCAGGGCGAGGTGGCCGAGCAGCTTGGTGCCCTTCTCGATCCCCAGGACCAGCACTCCGGTGGCCATCGGGTCGAGTGTCCCGGCGTGGCCGACCTTCCGGGTTCCGGCCAGACGCCGGACCCGCGCGACGACGTCGTGCGACGTCCAGTCGGCGGGCTTGTCGACGATGACGACGCCACTGTCTGCCATGTGAGTCACGGGTTCCTCGTCGTGCGTGGATTCCTCGGGATGGAACGGCGTCGCACCGGGCGCGACGGCACCCGGTGCGACATGAGGTGCGCTACTCCTCGTCGGGCTCGCGCGGCGTCTTGTAGGGGTCGGCGTCACCGGCGGGGGTGGCGTTGGTCGCCGCCCGCGCCACCTCGGCGTCCGACTGCCGGGCCTTGGTCAGCAACTCTTCGATGTGCTGGGCGTTCTGCTGCACCTCGTCCAGCTCGAAGGCGAGGCTGGGGGTGTGCCGCAGCCCGGTCTGGCGACCGACCTCGGACCGGATCACGCCCTTGGCGCTCTCCAGCGCGGCGGCCGTGCCGGCCTTGTCCTCCTCCGCGCCGAACACCGTGTAGTACACCGTGGCGTCGCGCAGGTCGTTGGTGAGTCGTGCGTCGGTGACGGTGACGAAACCCAGACGCGGGTCCTTGATGCGGCGCTCCAGCATCTCCGCCACGATCCGCTGGATCCGGTCGGCGAGCTTGCGCGCCCGTGCGGCGTCAACCATGGTTACTTTCTTCCTCTGAGCTGAAGAGCCGCTGTCTCGCGGAGAGCAGCTCGATCTCTGGGCGTCCCGCGACGAATCGCTCGCAGGAGTCCATGACCTCCGCGCAGTGCGCGGCCGTGGATGCGGCGACGGCGACGCCTATCTCACAACGTCGGTAGAGATGCTGGTCGCCGGTTTCGGCGACCGACACGGAGAACTTCCGCCGCAGCTCGGCCACGATGGGCCGGACCACGGACCGCTTCTCCTTGAGGGAGCGGACGTCGCCGAGGAGGATGTCGAGCGTCAGTGCTCCGACGAACAACCGTCCGCCCCGTGCCGTACGAGCCGAGTTTCGCGATCTCGCTGTCATATGTGGGCCGCCTTGACGGCGCGGCCGAGCCGAGAAGGAGGGGATCCGAACAACGCGACCGACGGACCCGACCCCGGCTCGCGCCGGGGTCGGACCTCGTCGTGTGTCAGTTCACCGCCCGGTCAGTCACGCGGCTTCTCCTGCATCTCGTACGTCTCGACGACGTCGCCGATGCGGAGATCGTTGTAACCGAGGCCGATACCACACTCGAAGCCGTCGCGGACCTCGGTGGCGTCGTCCTTGAACCGTCGCAGCGACTCGACCGTGAGGTTCTCCGAGATGACCACACCCTCGCGGATGAGGCGTGCCTTGGCGTTCCTCCGGATGATGCCGCCGCGGACGATCGAACCGGCGATGTTGCCGATCTTCGGCACCTTGAAGACCTCGCGGATCTCCGCGGAACCGAGCTGGACCTCCTCGTAGACGGGCTTGAGGAGCCCCTTGACGGCCGCTTCGACCTCGTCGATGGCCTGGTAGATGACCGAGTAGTAGCGGATGTCGACGCCCATGCGGTCGGCGAGCTCGCTGTTCTTGCCCTCCGGCCGGACGTTGAACCCGACGATGATGGCGCTCGCGGAAGCGGCCAGGTTGATGTCGTTCTGCGTGATCGCACCGACACCGCGGCCGATGACCCGGATGGCCACCTCGTCGCCGCCGGCGTCGATCTTGAGCAGCGACTCTTCCAGGGCCTCGACCGAACCGGACGTGTCGCCCTTGATGAGCAGGAGCAGCTCGTTGCGCTCCCCCTCCTCCAGGGTCTTCTGCCAGTTGTCGAGGGTGACCCGGCGGCTGGACCGCGCCTGCTGGGCGAAGCGCTCGCGCGCCTCGCGCTGCTGGGCGATCTGCCGCGCCACCCGGTCGTCCTTGACGACCAGGAAGTTGTCACCGGCGCTGGGCACGTTGGTCAGACCGAGCACCTGGACCGGGCGCGACGGCTCGGCGGCCTCGACGTTGCCGCCGTGCTCGTCGAGCATGGCCCGGACGCGACCGTAGGCGTCGCCGCAGACGATCGAGTCACCGACGTTCAGCGTGCCCCGCTGGACCAGCACCGTGGCCATGGAGCCGCGGCCGCGGTCCAGGTAGGCCTCGATCGCCAGACCCTGGGCCTCCATGTCGGGGTTGGCCCGGAGGTCGAGCGCGGCGTCGGAGGTCAGCACGACCGCCTCCAGCAGGGCATCGATGTTCTCGCCCTTGAGGGCGGAGATGTCGACGAACTGCACGTCACCGCCGTACTCCTCGGTGACCACGCCGTACTCGGTGAGCTGGGCGCGGACCTTCTGCGGGTCGGCCCCCTCGACGTCGATCTTGTTGACCGCGACGACGATCGGGACGTCGGCCGCCTTGGCGTGGTCGATGGCCTCCGCCGTCTGCGGCTTCACACCGTCGTCGGCCGCGACCACCAGGATGGCGATGTCGGTGGCCTGCGCACCGCGGGCACGCATGGCGGTGAACGCCTCGTGACCCGGGGTGTCGATGAAGGTGATCTTGCGCTCTTCACCGTCGACCGTGGTCGCGACCTGGTAGGCACCGATGTGCTGGGTGATGCCGCCGGCCTCGCCGCTGACCACGTTGCTGTTCCGGATGGTGTCCAGCAGGCGGGTCTTACCGTGGTCGACGTGGCCCATGACGGTGACCACCGGCGGACGCGGACGCAGATCCTCGTCGGTGCCGCTGTCCTCGCCGAACTCGATGGAGAACGACTCCAGCAGCTCGCGGTCCTCGTCCTCGGGGCTGACGACCTCGACGACGTACTTCAGCTCCTCACCGAGCAGCTGCAGGGTCTCGTCGGGCAGCGACTGGGTCGCGGTGACCATCTCACCCAGGTGCATCATGACCTGGACCAGCGACGCCGGGTTGACGTCGATCTTGTCGCCGAAGTCCGACAGGGACGCGCCGCGGGACAGGCGGATGACCTGGCCGTTGCCGCTCGGGATCTTGACGCCGCCGAAGCTGGGCGCACCGAGCTCGTTGAACTCTTGGCGCCGCTGCTTCTTGGACTTGCGCGCACGGCCCGGACGGCCGCCGGGTCGCCCGAAGGCACCCGCGGTACCGCCGCCGCGGCCACGGCCGCCGCCAGGACGGCCGGCGAAGCCGCCCGGACGCGGGCCGCCGCCACCGCCGCCGAAGCCGCCGGGACGGGCACCGCCACCGGGGCCGCCGCGACCGCCACCGGGACGGCCGCCGCCGCCACCGCCGCTGCGACCCCCACCGGGGCCGCCGCGACCGCCACCGCCGCCGGCCGGGGCCGGACGCGAGGACGGCATGTTCATCGGGCTGGGGCGCGGACCGGGACGCGGAGCGCCGCCCGCGGCACCGCCACCGGGACGCGGGCCACCGGCACCGGCGCCACCGCCGGGACGCGGGGCCTGCGGACGGGGCGCCTGCGGGCGCGGACCGCCGGCACCGGCACCGCCACCGGGACGCGGGCCACCGGCACCGGCGCCACCGCCGGGACGCGGGCCGCCGCCCTGCGGACCACCGGGCCGGGGGCCCGGACGCGGGGACGGCTTGGAACCCATGCCGGTCGCGGTCGACGCGAACGGGTTGTTGCCCGGGCGCGGACCGGCCGGACGCGGGCCGGGACGGGGGCCCTTGCCGGACTCGGGGCGGCCGGAGCGCTCGCCCCGCTCAGGGCGGCCACCGGGCTTCGGAGCGGCGGGCCGCTCCTGCTTGTCGGCCTTGTCGGCCTTGTCAGCCTTGGGGCCCGGACGCGGACCCGGCTTGGGGCCGGGCTTCGGCGCGCCACCGCCGGGAGCACCGGGACGGGAACCCGGCTTGGGACCGGGCTTGGGGGCGGGGCGCGACGGCGCACCGCCATCGGCCGCGGCGGGCTTCGCCGGGGCCGGGGACTCGCCGCGCGGGCGCGGCTTCGGCTCCGCCGGGCGCGGCTTGGCGCCGCCCTTCTTCTCGGCGGTGCCGTTGTTGAACGCTTCCTGAAGACGGCGGACGACGGGGGCCTCTATCGTCGAGGACGCCGACCGTACGAATTCGCCCATTTCGTTGAGCTTGGCCAGCACGGCCTTGCTCTCTACTCCGAACTCCTTCGCGAGCTCATATACCCGGACCTTCGCCACTGCTCTCCTCTATCTCGGTCCGGGACATGGGCTTGTGCCGGACCGTCGCTAGCTTGACGTACTCATCGCTGCGTACTCATCGAGCGCTCATCGCAATCTCGACCCGCTTCCTCGTCGTTACACAACAATGGGTCAGAGCCTGCCGACAGGCATGCCGACATGACTCGACCCGCCACCCGACGGTGAGTACAACCATCGCGGCGACGCGATCATTCCAACCCTATCGGTCTATCGTGCCCCGCTCCAACGCGATTCCTCGGCGAAGAAGGCGGCGACACGCGAGGTGTCCAACCGGCCCGCGGCCCGGAAGGCACGCGGCCAGGCTCTCCTCCGCTCTGCCGACTCCCAGCACCGGGGGTCGGGATGGAGGTAGGCGCCCCGGCCCGGATGGCGGCCCATGGGGTCGGGTATCACCGCGCCGCCATCGGCCACCAGCCGCACCAGGTCGGACTGGGCCGCCCGAGAACGGCAACCCACGCACATCCGTACAGGGTACGACCGATCGTGCTCGCTCAGTCTATCGCGGCGAGGCATCGGCTTGTCCGCTGGGACGGTCGGTTCCGTCGTCCGCGGCACCCTGCGGACCGCCCGCTTCGGCCCCGGAGTCGCCCTCCGCGGGCTCGGCGTCGGAGCGGATGTCGATGCGCCAGCCGGTGAGCCGCGCGGCCAGGCGGGCGTTCTGCCCCTCCTTGCCGATCGCCAGCGACTGCTGGTAGTCGGGGACGGTGACCCGGGCGACCTTGGCCGCCGCGTCGAGCACCTCGACCTGGTTGACGCGCGCCGGGGACAGCGCGTTGCCGACGAACACGGCGGGGTCCTCGGAGTAGTCGACGATGTCGATCTTCTCTCCGTGGAGCTCCGCCATGACGTTGCGCACGCGGCTGCCCAGCGGGCCGATGCAGGCCCCCTTGGCGTTGACGCCCGCCTTGTTGGACTTCACCGCCATCTTGGTGCGGTGCCCGGCCTCCCGGGCGATCGCCGCGATCTCGACGGTGCCGTCGGCGATCTCCGGCACCTCCAGCTCGAACAGCTTGCGCACCAGGTTGGGGTGGGTCCGGGACAGGGTCACCGACGGCCCGCGGTGGCCCTTGCGGACCTGCACGACATAGGCGCGCAGGCGCTCGCCGTGGTCGTAGGACTCTCCGGGGACCTGCTCCTGGGGCGGCAGGATGGCCTCGATCTTGCCGAGGTCGACCAGCACGTTGCGCGGGTCCTTCCCCTGCTGGATCAGGCCCGAGACGATCTCGTTCTCCCGCCCGGCGAACTCACCGAGGGTCAGCTCGTCCTCGGCGTCGCGCAGCCGCTGCAGGATGACCTGCTTGGCGGTGGACGTCGCGATCCGGCCGAACCCGGTGGGGGTGGCGTCGTACTCCCGGACGACGGTGCCGTCCTCATCGGTCTCGGAGGCCCACACCGTGACGTGCCCGGTGGCGCGGTCCAGCTCCACGCGCGCGGGGATCTCCGTGCCCTCCTGGCGGTGGTACGCGATCAGCAGGGCGTCCTCGATCGCCTTGACGACGAGATCCACCGAGATGTCCTTCTCGCGCTCCAAGCTGCGCAGGACACTCATATCGATATCCACGAGGCTCCCCCTCTAGTCCGCCGCGTCAGCGTCGGCGCCGCGGCGGAATTCCACCTGGACCTTGCCGCGCACCAGGTCAGCGTAGCCATAGTGGTGGCTCTGGCCCGAGACGTCCAGGGTGACGCCGGATTCGTCGGCGCCGGTCAGACGGCCCTGGACCTCACCGCCCTCGGCGAGTCGGGCCTGCACCAGGCGGCCGCGAGCGCGGCGCCAGTGCCGGGGCTGAGTGAGCGGCCGGTCCACACCGGGGGAGGTCACTTCGAGCACATAGGGGGCCTTGCCCATGACGTCGGTGGCGTCGAGCGCGGCGGAGATGTCCTGCGTGACGGCCCCGACCGAGTCGAGGTCGACACCGTCGTCGGAGTCGACGACGACCCGCAGCAGGCGCCGTTTGCCCGCCGGAGTCACCTCGACATCCTCCAGATCCAGGCCGGCGTCGGCCAGGACCGGCTCCAGCAGCTCGGCGAGACGGTCGCGGCGAGCCTGCGCCCCCATCTGTGATCCTCCTCGGCGAATTCCACCCGCGCTCCTCCGCGAGGACGGGGCGGTCCAGCTCTTGACATAAGTTGTCCGCACGTCGCGACGACGGCGGTTTGGGATCAAGCCTATCCACAGTCCGTGTCTCCCCAGGCCCCTCCGCACCGCGAACGCACGTGCATCTTCCAGTGTGGCCGCACGGGCCGGGATTGCGCGAATGGCGCGCCCGCCGTGGAAAGATGGACGCCTGATCATCGGGATGACCATTCGAAAGAGTGAGGAGCAGGGGCTTGGGCCAGGATGACGGAGCCGTCAGCCGACGCACGGTCGTCATCGGCGCGGTCGTCGGCCTGGTGGGCCTCGGACTGGCCGGCTGCCAGGGGCCGCGCTGGTATCCCGGCGAGGTCGGTCCGGATGAGTACGTGCTGCGGGCGGTGATCACCGAGAAGGAGCGGATGATCGCCCGCTACGAGGCGGCGGTGTCCGCCGGTTCGGGCCCCGCGGACCTGCTCCAGCGGCTGCTCGATGACCACCGCGGCCACCTGGACGCGCTGCGGGAGAGGCTCCCGGACTCCGACGGGGAGGACGCGCGGCCCGGTGAACCCGCCGCCTCGCCCTCCCCCGCACCGGCCCCCGTCCCCCGGGAGGGGGTCGCGGCGGACGCGCTGCGCGTGGCGGAATGGGGCGCCGCGGACGCTCGGGTGCGCCAGGCGGCCAAGGTGTCGGACTCCGGCCTGGCCCAGCTGATCGCCTCCGTCGGCGCCTGTGAACTCGGACACGCACACCTGCTCGCGGAGGCCTAGCCACGACATGAGCGCATCAACCGACGAGCAGCGGGAATTCACCGACACCGGCGCGCTGCGGCTCGCCCTGCGCGCGGAGCACGCCGCCGTCTACGGCTACGCGTTCATCGGCGCGCACTGCGCCGACGCCCGGCGCGACCGCGCCTACGCGCACTTCGACGCCCACCGGGCCCAGCGTGACGCCCTGCGGTCGCTGCTGGTGGAGCACGGGGCCGAGCCCGACGCGGCCGAGCCGTCCTACGGCCTGCCCGGCTCGACCGACGACGCCGACCTGGACGCGTTCGCCCGGGACATGGAGGAGCGGACCGCCCAGGGCTATCTGGAGCTGGCCGCCGCCTCCGACCCGGTCCTGCGCGACCTCGCGGCACGCTCCCTGCAGGCCGCCACCGTGCGCGGCCTGCAGTGGGGCGGAACGCTCACGCCCTTCCCGGGCTACAGGGCCGACCGGAGCCCGGACGCCGATACGGCCGATACGGCCGATACGGCCGATACGGAGGAGTAGCCGCCCCGCGATGGTCACGGCGACGGGTGGCGAGAACCGGACGGAACCGACACCCATGCCATGACCACCGCGCGGAGGTCAGGAGCCCGCGACGGCGGCGGTGACCCGGTCGACCGCGGTGTCCAGGGTGATCTCCGCACGTTCGCCGGTGGCACGGTCGCGCAGTTCCACGACGCCCTGGGCCAGGCCCTTGCCGACGATCACGGCGGTGGGGATGCCCAGCAGCTCGGCGTCGGTGAACTTCACCCCCGGGGAGACGCCCTTGCGGTCGTCGACGAGCACCCGTACTCCCCTGGCCTCCAGCTCTCCGGCGATGCGCAGGGCGACCTCGATCTGCTCGCCCTTACCGGTGCCGACCACGTGCACGTCGGCCGGGGCGATCTCCCGCGGCCAGACGATGCCCTTGTCGTCGTGGGACTGCTCGGCGATGGCGGCGACGGCACGGGAGATACCGATGCCGTAGGAGCCCATGGTGATGCGCTTGGGCTTGCCGTCGGGACCGAGGGCGTCGACCTCGAAGGCGTCGGTGTACTTGCGGCCGAGCTGGAACACGTGGCCGATCTCGATGCCGCGGGCGGTGTAGAGGGTGCCCTGCCCGTCGGGCGAGGGGTCGCCGTCGCGGACGTCGGCGACGTCGATGGTGCCGTCCGGGGTGAAGTCGCGCCCGCAGACGAGGTTCATGACGTGGTGGTCGGCCTTGTCGGCGCCGGTGATCCAGCGGGTGCCTTCGGCGACACGCGGGTCCACCAGGTAGCGGAGCTTGTTGGCGAGCAGGGCGTTGGGGCCGACGTAGCCCTTGACCAGGAACGGGTTGGCGGCGAAGTCCTCGTCGTCGACCATGGCGACCTCGGCGGGTTCGAGGGCCGCCTCCAGCCGCTTGACGTCGACCTCGCGGTCACCGGGCACCCCGATGCCCATGATCTCCCAGTCCTCGGTGCCGGGGAGGCGGACCTTGAGGAGGACGTTCTTCAGCGTGTCGGCGGCGGTGACGGTGCGGTCCACCAGGCCGGAGGCGTTGAAGAAGTCGACCAGGGTCGCGATGGTCGGGGTGTCGGGCGTGTGGTGCACCACGGCCTCCGGCTGCCCCTCGACGGGGAGGGGGGGCGGAGCGGGGACGCGCACGGCCTCGACGTTGGCGGCGTAGTCGGACCCGGTGCTGCGGACGAAGGTGTCCTCACCGGTGGGTGCCTCGGCGAGGAACTCCTCGGAGGCCGAGCCGCCCATGGCGCCGGAGGTGGCGGCCACGATCACGTACTTCAGGCCGAGGCGGTCGAAGATCCTGATGTAGGCGTCGCGGTGCGCGTCGTAGGAGGCCTGCAGCCCCTCGTCATCGATGTCGAAGGAGTAGGAGTCCTTCATGTGGAACTCGCGGCCGCGCAGGATCCCGGCCCGGGGGCGGGCCTCGTCGCGGAACTTCTCCTGGATCTGGTAGAGGACCACCGGGAAGTCCTTGTAGGACGAGTACTCGCCCTTGACCAGGGTGGTGAACACCTCTTCGTGGGTGGGGCCGAGGAGGTAGTCGGCGCCCTTGCGGTCGACCAGGCGGAAGAGGGTGTCGCCGTACTCGGTCCAGCGCCCGGTGGCCTCGTAGTACTCGCGCGGCAGCAGCGCGGGCAGCAGCAGCTCCTGGCCGCCGATGCGGTTCATCTCCTCGCGGACCACCTCGGCGACGTTGTCCAGCACGATCTTGCCGAGCGGCAGCCAGGAGTAGATCCCCGGCGCGGCGCGGCGCACGTACCCGCCGCGGACCAGCAGCTTGTGGCTCGGCACCTCGGCGTCCGCCGGGTCCTCACGCAGGGTGCGCAGGAACAGGGTCGACATCCGCAGTAGCACGGCCACTCCTCGGTAGTGATGGGGAAAACGCTGCGGCTCAAAGCGCGACGTCCTTGAGCGGTGGAGAACCAGGCTAGCGGCCCTGCGGCGTGCTCACAGCCCGGCCGACGCCCCGGGCGGCGGACGGCACGGTGTGCGGCCCTATTCTCAGCGGGGCAGGCCGCTGCTACGCTACCAAGCGAACGCTTGGTTGATATCGCCATCGGAGGCGTGCATGCCGTCGCTTCGCGTCAGCCTGGGGTACGAGGTCGAGGTCCGCGGCCGCACGAAGGACGTGGAGAAGCGCGCGTTCGACGGCGCCGTCGCCCAGGCGGAGCTGGCGGACGACCTCGGGTACGAGGCCGTGTGGTTCGTCGAACACCACTTCACGCGGGGGTTCTCGCATTCGTCCGCGCCGGACCTGATCCTCGCGGCGATC
This window contains:
- the rpsO gene encoding 30S ribosomal protein S15, giving the protein MSIDAATKQNIIAEYGTGEGDTGSPEVQVALLTHRITELTEHLKTHKHDHHSRRGLLLMVGRRRRLLKYIAKKDINNYRQLIERLGLRR
- a CDS encoding bifunctional riboflavin kinase/FAD synthetase, with translation MRRWRGLEEIPPDWGRSVVTIGVFDGVHRGHQTILRTAVEQARRMDLPVVVVTFEPHPDSVVRGVPHPAVLTSADRKAELLAEHGADAVCVLPFTVELSRLSAEEFVQHALVDRLHTAAVVVGENFRFGHRAAGDVAVLQTLGEKYDFSTEGVRLVADADTITSTLIRRCLAAGDVAGARAELGRPHRVEGVIVHGAARGRELLGFPTANLDCPEHTAIPADGVYAGWLLRTAPGEHAESCWPAAISVGTNPTFEGSPRTVEAYALDRDDLDLYGEAMAIEFVHHIRGQLRFDSVDELIEAMRGDVATARELMAAEPGSSDVG
- the truB gene encoding tRNA pseudouridine(55) synthase TruB; the protein is MADSGVVIVDKPADWTSHDVVARVRRLAGTRKVGHAGTLDPMATGVLVLGIEKGTKLLGHLALTEKVYEATIRLGLATTTDDAEGEPGARVDASGVGDEPIRAAAAALTGAIEQVPPQVSAIKVNGKRAYKSARAGETVELAARTVTVSEFALGDIRRVPDAEGALIDVDARVTCSSGTYIRALARDLGASLGVGGHLTALRRTRVGPYDLSQARTLDGLAAEFSALPLAQAVAAAFPVRVLSAAETRKVAHGNRIAPGESGPGPIGLFAPDGTVVALAEDTRGYSKPIVVFEPAGA
- the rbfA gene encoding 30S ribosome-binding factor RbfA; translated protein: MVDAARARKLADRIQRIVAEMLERRIKDPRLGFVTVTDARLTNDLRDATVYYTVFGAEEDKAGTAAALESAKGVIRSEVGRQTGLRHTPSLAFELDEVQQNAQHIEELLTKARQSDAEVARAATNATPAGDADPYKTPREPDEE
- a CDS encoding DUF503 domain-containing protein, encoding MFVGALTLDILLGDVRSLKEKRSVVRPIVAELRRKFSVSVAETGDQHLYRRCEIGVAVAASTAAHCAEVMDSCERFVAGRPEIELLSARQRLFSSEEESNHG
- the infB gene encoding translation initiation factor IF-2, whose translation is MAKVRVYELAKEFGVESKAVLAKLNEMGEFVRSASSTIEAPVVRRLQEAFNNGTAEKKGGAKPRPAEPKPRPRGESPAPAKPAAADGGAPSRPAPKPGPKPGSRPGAPGGGAPKPGPKPGPRPGPKADKADKADKQERPAAPKPGGRPERGERSGRPESGKGPRPGPRPAGPRPGNNPFASTATGMGSKPSPRPGPRPGGPQGGGPRPGGGAGAGGPRPGGGAGAGGPRPQAPRPQAPRPGGGAGAGGPRPGGGAAGGAPRPGPRPSPMNMPSSRPAPAGGGGGRGGPGGGRSGGGGGGRPGGGRGGPGGGARPGGFGGGGGGPRPGGFAGRPGGGRGRGGGTAGAFGRPGGRPGRARKSKKQRRQEFNELGAPSFGGVKIPSGNGQVIRLSRGASLSDFGDKIDVNPASLVQVMMHLGEMVTATQSLPDETLQLLGEELKYVVEVVSPEDEDRELLESFSIEFGEDSGTDEDLRPRPPVVTVMGHVDHGKTRLLDTIRNSNVVSGEAGGITQHIGAYQVATTVDGEERKITFIDTPGHEAFTAMRARGAQATDIAILVVAADDGVKPQTAEAIDHAKAADVPIVVAVNKIDVEGADPQKVRAQLTEYGVVTEEYGGDVQFVDISALKGENIDALLEAVVLTSDAALDLRANPDMEAQGLAIEAYLDRGRGSMATVLVQRGTLNVGDSIVCGDAYGRVRAMLDEHGGNVEAAEPSRPVQVLGLTNVPSAGDNFLVVKDDRVARQIAQQREARERFAQQARSSRRVTLDNWQKTLEEGERNELLLLIKGDTSGSVEALEESLLKIDAGGDEVAIRVIGRGVGAITQNDINLAASASAIIVGFNVRPEGKNSELADRMGVDIRYYSVIYQAIDEVEAAVKGLLKPVYEEVQLGSAEIREVFKVPKIGNIAGSIVRGGIIRRNAKARLIREGVVISENLTVESLRRFKDDATEVRDGFECGIGLGYNDLRIGDVVETYEMQEKPRD
- a CDS encoding DUF448 domain-containing protein → MPRRDRLSEHDRSYPVRMCVGCRSRAAQSDLVRLVADGGAVIPDPMGRHPGRGAYLHPDPRCWESAERRRAWPRAFRAAGRLDTSRVAAFFAEESRWSGAR
- the nusA gene encoding transcription termination factor NusA, which gives rise to MSVLRSLEREKDISVDLVVKAIEDALLIAYHRQEGTEIPARVELDRATGHVTVWASETDEDGTVVREYDATPTGFGRIATSTAKQVILQRLRDAEDELTLGEFAGRENEIVSGLIQQGKDPRNVLVDLGKIEAILPPQEQVPGESYDHGERLRAYVVQVRKGHRGPSVTLSRTHPNLVRKLFELEVPEIADGTVEIAAIAREAGHRTKMAVKSNKAGVNAKGACIGPLGSRVRNVMAELHGEKIDIVDYSEDPAVFVGNALSPARVNQVEVLDAAAKVARVTVPDYQQSLAIGKEGQNARLAARLTGWRIDIRSDAEPAEGDSGAEAGGPQGAADDGTDRPSGQADASPR
- the rimP gene encoding ribosome maturation factor RimP; its protein translation is MGAQARRDRLAELLEPVLADAGLDLEDVEVTPAGKRRLLRVVVDSDDGVDLDSVGAVTQDISAALDATDVMGKAPYVLEVTSPGVDRPLTQPRHWRRARGRLVQARLAEGGEVQGRLTGADESGVTLDVSGQSHHYGYADLVRGKVQVEFRRGADADAAD
- a CDS encoding ferritin-like domain-containing protein, producing the protein MSASTDEQREFTDTGALRLALRAEHAAVYGYAFIGAHCADARRDRAYAHFDAHRAQRDALRSLLVEHGAEPDAAEPSYGLPGSTDDADLDAFARDMEERTAQGYLELAAASDPVLRDLAARSLQAATVRGLQWGGTLTPFPGYRADRSPDADTADTADTADTEE